The DNA sequence tttagaaaagttcaattatttattatattgtgagaaaatttgagaaagttgatgagataagatgaaatatattgagagtatttctcaatccaaatgGCCTCTAACCTAATGCttttatctctctttcttttagtttctttttttttttaacctctcaaacagaaaagaaataatatcaGTTTTGTGCATAAAAATGCCATACAATTCATCCCACCTTAATTTTtacaggaaaaacaaaaatacatataaatatatatgtgatggggtcataaaaaatgattaaaaatagaaaaacaagaGAGGTTAGTCTCCCACCCCAAATATTTACATGCACAAGCAAtcaagatgatgacaatcttTCTTTTGTCTTCTTTCCTGAGTCCGTCTCATTGTGCTGAATTTTTAACATGTGAACCATCCATCCCAAGGCAGGACAcagtttaaagaaataaatgcaACATGAGGAGCAAAAGTGTGACAGTCCTCACcctattttctttccttcttatCTTTTTCATTAACAAAGCATCCTCCTTCCTTATATGGCTGGTTGACACTCATATATGGAATAACTATGCATAAACAGCCAAACCTCTCGATCCTGCCATCATAAAGACAATAATGCTCTCCATGGAAGTTCAAACCTTCCTTTTCAAGGGATTTAGAAGGGCATCTGCAACACAGTGAGAGTAATCCGGCAAAATACAGATGATAGATTTTTATTATAATCTGCAACAACACAAATAGAGATGCAAAAATTAGACATGCTACATcctagtatttttatttatttttttccctctcagAAGGGGattaaattctgatattttcttttcaacttAATCTATATGGCAAGCATAACTTTTCGACCTTGCTGATGGCATATAAATGATTAGTATTACTTCAGTATCATTCCATTAAAATCCTCATAACTCGTCCTTCAACTCATTAGTGCTGCTCTCATGGCTCTCCTTGGCCTCAGAACTTTTCAAATTTGGTGTTGAAGTTGGTTTCTGGAGCTTGAAAGGGATTGATGCGTGCTTCTTGAGGAATTTATAAAATGCAACCACTGTACGGTCAGCATCTACAGTAATCTGCCAAGATAACGGATTCAGTAAGgaaaatatgcatgaaaaaaaatacaatctaCACAAGCAGAATAGAGAAAGTATGTGAGTTAAAATCTCAGGTGTTACTCACTGGATCAAAGCTCTTGTTTCCTGCCGGGAAGAAGAGAAGTGTGGGGAAGCCCTCAGACTGCAAAACCAATCAAAACAGCTTTTCAGAACATTGTTTCTCTTCCCTAGTCTCAAATTTTCATCCAAAGACCATTATATTGCATTGCATTAAAAGAATATAGGGCTGTACAGGAACTGATGAAAACGGCCGCCACCGACGTGAACTGACCGGCCACGTCAGGAATCGGCTGGAACTGGTGGAGAACTGGTCGGCGTGTGgtggaaaatgaagaaaacagaAGTTCAGCGGTTCGGTCTCGGTTTGAAGCTGGACCGGACTGCTGAACCAACCGATGTTATAaactcctttttaaaaaaaaataaaataaaatatgcctACTTCAAAATGACACCGTAGTTTAAGTGGAACGATGttgtttttttcatataatatacaaCACATAACTGAAATGATGTCGTTGGGTATTAAACCAAACGTCGTCGTTTCATGAAAGAcgtatggaaaaaaaaaagtttgaagcGACACCGCCTCTAGGGGAACCGAAAATCGGTAGAGAACCGCTGGAGTTGAAACGGCCggttttcctcctccccatcGACCGGTTACGGTCAGTGACTCCTCCTTCTTACACGGCGTCGGTCGGCATTGGTTTTGTCCAAAAACCACGCCGAAGACATCGGTTTTCACCCCTTAAAGAATATGCAAAAGTGGGTCTTTACACGACATTCATGTCCCTAACACCAGAAAGCTTTGAATGTGTATTTGGTATCTAACCAGGGAAACAGGAAAGAACAGCCTAACAATCAACAGAGAACTTGGGCCCTATCTACTGGATTTGCTTTTTATGCTCTATTTGAGTACCAGTTGCTTATTCCAATTTCCATTCACAATAATTAGGTGGATCATTACTAGCCAAAACAGAATTGATCTTGGTGTATTACCTTTGCCCTGGGATGCTCATTTGTTGTTCCATCCATCTTGGCTATAACAAGAGACTCAATGCCATGTAGATGATTGGCAAGCTTGTTGTATGTGGGCTCCAGTGCTTGGCAATGCCCACACCAAGGAGCATAAATCTGGAATcacaaactaaaatgagtcccATACAAAGACAAACATCAAATACTGGTGATTGGGTTCTCTGCCGATACCTCAAGGAGAACATCCTTTGACTCATCCAGAAcaatttcatcaaaattattCCCAACAACTATCTTCACATCCCCATCATTCTGAATCAATCAGAATACGAATTAGATTAGAGGACCATGAAAATACTAAATCAGccgaaaaaattaatataacttacACTCTCAGGAATTGGATCTGACTTGAAGACAGGTTTTAACTTGTCATCTAGGAAGTCCTCCCCAAAAGCCTGAGGGACCAAACAGTTGTTATGTTTAGCTAAAAACATTAATCTTCCAAGAAtattagaaatgaaaaaagaaaaaaatgacacAAGAAAGCAACATAAGCATATCCAGTTATATTTGCGGGCAACAGTAGTATATAAAATATGGGAAGCCACGattggggggagagagagagagtttcaaccTTGACGCTATCCAAGGTCACTTCCTGATCTAGTACATATTTCTTGGGATCATCATTTCCTGTGTATGCAAGAACCTGTATGTTTTAAAATATCAGTATGTAAGTACGTAAGCGTGcaagcatgtatatatgtatgtatataaatatatatcataagAATTGAAGaatatatggaaaatattaCTTTGGAAACATTGCCAGTGACACCAAAATAATCTGAAACAGGTCTTCCAACATCTTCATTGTCCATTTCCACATGCACGAAGATAAGCTGCAATTAACCACTAAACTAAGTACATTATGTTGGTGGAAAAATTCAATATGATTTCTTAATTTCACAATAATGCATATGGCTATAATCAGTAGGGACAAAAAAGCCAAATCAATCCAGAAGTTATCCATAGATTCCATACATCAATAGTTAACTTTCAACACCCAATTGTTTGTTCCCTATTATTCAATTCCGATGGTTTCTCTGAAATCAGGAACAGAATATTTGAATATTGTGAGCATACCTTCCCTTTGAAAAACTTTGCTGCCTCCTGAAATATTGGGACAACCTTCTCTGTGTCATTTGAAGTGGCAAATAGCAACAgctgaagagagagagacagagacagagagatatTGAAATCAAACTCCAAACAGAATGTGACTCTATAGAGTGAAACTAAACACAAAAGAAACAGTGAAACACAGGCAACACTTACCTGTTTCTTAATGGGACTTTCAAATATTAAAGGGGCACTTTCCCTAGTAAAAGTGGTAACCAGAGGAAGCTTGTTGGCAGATACAAACTCAGAGATTGTAGATTTAACAAATTGGCCATCTACATAAAATAGAAATGAGAAATTGGAAATTAAAGTGACGCAACCAAGCAAATTCAAATTGGGGTTTTCAACCAAAATGACAGCTATATAGAAGCTAACCAAAGTAACACAATTTCTCTGCTTCCTTCTTTAGAAGGACCAAAGCAGGGCGTTTAACTTTAGGGTCAACTTGGAAAAGCTTTGCCACATCAGGATTCACAGTCTGGTAAAAGTTGACATCATCTTCATTCTTTGAAGCAGCTGCAAGCTCCTCGCTCTCATGGCCCtgcattaatatattaacaggTCATTGTGAGTCATGAAATCAAAGGAATAACCAACTACAAAAGTTAGATACAGTGGCTTCTTGCGACATTAATTTAACCTCTGGATACCTGAAAATGACAAAATGTACTAGGATTTCTCCAAAAAGCTTCTTATAAAGTGATATGGCAGCCAATTATTTACACACTGTGCATCAAACAAGCCCATCCCgtgcatttttttcttttctttttttttttttttttttttttttttttttggtgtagAGTGCCCTGCTTGAGggctataaaatatttgaaaaagcaTTGGCATGGCATTGCAGATAATTCTCTATGACATTTCATAAGAGAGATATTACAAAGCTCTTTGTGCGTGTAgcattattcattaaaaaacaaaaaaaaaaaacagaaacacCCAATAATCAGCACTGGTAATTGGATATTTCATTTCCTAATTTGTTAATCGCAGCCTGAAGGATTCATGAATACATGGGCTAATAGAACACCACCTCACTACGATCATGTATACATGTAGTAACCAGCCAATTTGAGTATAAGAA is a window from the Carya illinoinensis cultivar Pawnee chromosome 14, C.illinoinensisPawnee_v1, whole genome shotgun sequence genome containing:
- the LOC122294860 gene encoding protein disulfide isomerase-like 1-4, coding for MPTRLVLLLSLATLLLFSSLSPTISKDLQDDDEDEDLSFLEEPDDHSHLSYPEHSDEEPLEDDDIDNFDDLDDPVDQDGFKEPEVDDPDVVVLKEGNFSEFVEDNRFVMVEFYAPWCGHCQALAPEYAAAATELKGEDVALAKVDATEESDLAREYDVQGFPTVYFFVDGVHKPYTGQRTKDAIVTWIKKKIGPGVYNLTTLDDAERILTSESKVVLGYLNSLVGHESEELAAASKNEDDVNFYQTVNPDVAKLFQVDPKVKRPALVLLKKEAEKLCYFDGQFVKSTISEFVSANKLPLVTTFTRESAPLIFESPIKKQLLLFATSNDTEKVVPIFQEAAKFFKGKLIFVHVEMDNEDVGRPVSDYFGVTGNVSKVLAYTGNDDPKKYVLDQEVTLDSVKAFGEDFLDDKLKPVFKSDPIPESNDGDVKIVVGNNFDEIVLDESKDVLLEIYAPWCGHCQALEPTYNKLANHLHGIESLVIAKMDGTTNEHPRAKSEGFPTLLFFPAGNKSFDPITVDADRTVVAFYKFLKKHASIPFKLQKPTSTPNLKSSEAKESHESSTNELKDEL